One Trachemys scripta elegans isolate TJP31775 chromosome 4, CAS_Tse_1.0, whole genome shotgun sequence genomic region harbors:
- the LOC117876271 gene encoding butyrophilin subfamily 1 member A1-like isoform X1, with protein sequence MSRGHGPEQSQVFPLQRPAPALFLVPSSPLPPAPSRSLLLPPDALRVRQDRPWLFSPPAKMLRLLWCPVLLGWVTAGPDTAPQASDGPQLWARAGQDITLVCRARAPPKADLRHLRVHWHLLREPAGGSVVHSYHTGADQLGDQAEEFRGRTRLLLQGIRQGVVALSLTGVRPSDSGTYRCFIMDSQADSIMDIVLHVAAPYEPPQLAVLSRAGGRLALQCRSVGGYPQPEITWHDGNGTRLSQDEPVELQRSRQGAFEVWSSLSLTPRPGGSVCCALSHRPLQQNMSVCKTLPDPVQYFKYNIRPGRGQRASPGNHPPVGTGTITWPALRALGNQDVQPPSARLRDGRKPSGIDNRARSSSKGQGLMPSVGHSGKRKMKHMLPTGCSTVAKDSRCSPVCRDRAQGNCGASRSAC encoded by the exons ATGAGTAGAGGGCATGGCCCAGAACAATCCCAAGTATTCCCTCTCCAGCGCCCCGCCCCGGCTCTTTTCCTTGTCCCAtcttcccctctgcctcctgccccgtcccgctccctgctgcttcccccagaCGCTCTGCGCGTTCGGCAGGATCGGCCCTGGCTGTTCTCCCCTCCGGCCAAGATGCTGCGGCTGCTGTGGTGTCCCGTGCTGCTGGGGTGGGTCACTGCGGGACCAG ACACGGCCCCTCAGGCGAGCGACggcccccagctctgggcccgGGCCGGCCAGGACATCACGCTGGTGTGCAGGGCCCGAGCGCCCCCAAAAGCCGACCTGCGTCACCTGCGCGTTCACTGGCACCTCCTGCGGGAGCCGGCGGGGGGCTCCGTGGTGCACAGCTACCACACGGGGGCCGACCAGCTGGGAGACCAGGCCGAGGAGTTCAGGGGCCGGACGCGGCTCCTCCTACAGGGGATCCGCCAGGGGGTGGTGGCCCTGAGCCTGACCGGTGTGCGGCCCTCGGACAGCGGCACGTACCGGTGCTTCATCATGGACAGCCAGGCTGACAGCATCATGGACATCGTCCTCCACGTGGCAG CCCCGTACGAGCCCCCGCAGCTCGCCGTGCTCTCCCGGGCTGGGGGACGGCTGGCCCTGCAGTGCCGCTCCGTGGGGGGTTACCCCCAGCCCGAGATAACGTGGCACGATGGGAACGGGACCCGGCTGAGCCAGGACGAGCCGGTGGAGCTGCAGCGGAGCAGACAGGGGGCCTTCGAGGTGTGGAGCAGCCTGTCGCTGACGCCCCGCCCCGGGGGGTCCGTCTGCTGCGCCCTGAGCCACCGGCCCCTGCAGCAGAACATGAGCGTCTGCAAGACCCTCCCAG atcctgtgcagtactttaagtacaacatccGTCCTGGGAGAGGCCAGCGGGCGTCACCGGGAAACCACCCACCCGTGGGCACAGGCACTATCACCTGGCCTGCACTCAGAGCCCTGGGGAACCAAGACGTTCAGCCGCCATCAGCCAGGCTACGCGACGGGCGTAAACCAAGCGGTATCGATAACCGAGCTCGCAGCAGCTCCAAGGGCCAAGGCTTGATGCCCAGCGTTGGCCACAGTGGCAAGAGGAAGATGAAGCACATGCTGCCCACGGGATGCTCCACAGTGGCAAAGGACTCGAGGTGCTCCCCAGTGTGCCGAGATCGCGCGCAAGGTAACTGTGGCGCGAGCCGCTCGGCTTGCTAG
- the LOC117876271 gene encoding CD276 antigen-like isoform X3 encodes MSRGHGPEQSQVFPLQRPAPALFLVPSSPLPPAPSRSLLLPPDALRVRQDRPWLFSPPAKMLRLLWCPVLLGWVTAGPDTAPQASDGPQLWARAGQDITLVCRARAPPKADLRHLRVHWHLLREPAGGSVVHSYHTGADQLGDQAEEFRGRTRLLLQGIRQGVVALSLTGVRPSDSGTYRCFIMDSQADSIMDIVLHVAAPYEPPQLAVLSRAGGRLALQCRSVGGYPQPEITWHDGNGTRLSQDEPVELQRSRQGAFEVWSSLSLTPRPGGSVCCALSHRPLQQNMSVCKTLPASEEGSRPEEPYVILGLTLGSCAVL; translated from the exons ATGAGTAGAGGGCATGGCCCAGAACAATCCCAAGTATTCCCTCTCCAGCGCCCCGCCCCGGCTCTTTTCCTTGTCCCAtcttcccctctgcctcctgccccgtcccgctccctgctgcttcccccagaCGCTCTGCGCGTTCGGCAGGATCGGCCCTGGCTGTTCTCCCCTCCGGCCAAGATGCTGCGGCTGCTGTGGTGTCCCGTGCTGCTGGGGTGGGTCACTGCGGGACCAG ACACGGCCCCTCAGGCGAGCGACggcccccagctctgggcccgGGCCGGCCAGGACATCACGCTGGTGTGCAGGGCCCGAGCGCCCCCAAAAGCCGACCTGCGTCACCTGCGCGTTCACTGGCACCTCCTGCGGGAGCCGGCGGGGGGCTCCGTGGTGCACAGCTACCACACGGGGGCCGACCAGCTGGGAGACCAGGCCGAGGAGTTCAGGGGCCGGACGCGGCTCCTCCTACAGGGGATCCGCCAGGGGGTGGTGGCCCTGAGCCTGACCGGTGTGCGGCCCTCGGACAGCGGCACGTACCGGTGCTTCATCATGGACAGCCAGGCTGACAGCATCATGGACATCGTCCTCCACGTGGCAG CCCCGTACGAGCCCCCGCAGCTCGCCGTGCTCTCCCGGGCTGGGGGACGGCTGGCCCTGCAGTGCCGCTCCGTGGGGGGTTACCCCCAGCCCGAGATAACGTGGCACGATGGGAACGGGACCCGGCTGAGCCAGGACGAGCCGGTGGAGCTGCAGCGGAGCAGACAGGGGGCCTTCGAGGTGTGGAGCAGCCTGTCGCTGACGCCCCGCCCCGGGGGGTCCGTCTGCTGCGCCCTGAGCCACCGGCCCCTGCAGCAGAACATGAGCGTCTGCAAGACCCTCCCAG CCTCGGAGGAAGGGAGCCGACCCGAGGAGCCGTACGTCATCCTGGGGCTAACCCTTGG atcctgtgcagtactttaa